TCCAGCAGAAAGCCGCTGAGTTCTTCGGCAAGGATGCACGTAAAGACGTGAACCCAGACGAAGCCGTGGCTGTGGGTGCCGCGATTCAGGGTGGCGTTCTCGGCGGTGACGTGAAAGACGTACTGCTGCTGGACGTAACGCCCCTGACCCTGGGTATCGAAACCCTGGGTGGCGTGATGACGCCGCTGATCGAGAAAAACACCACCATCCCGACCAAGAAGACGCAAACCTTCTCCACGGCGGATGACAACCAGACGGCGGTCACCATTCACGCCGTGCAGGGCGAGCGTAAGCAGGTATCGCAGAACAAATCGCTGGGTCGTTTTGATCTTGCCGATATTCCGCCTGCGCCGCGTGGCGTGCCGCAGATCGAAGTGGCCTTCGATCTTGATGCCAACGGTATCCTGAACGTCTCCGCAAAAGACAAAGCGACGGGCAAGGAACAGTCGATCGTTATCAAGGCATCCAGCGGTCTGACCGATGATGAAATCGAGCAGATGGTACGCGACGCCGAAGCCCACGCGGACGAAGATAAAAAGTTCGAAGCGCTGGTGCAGCTGCGTAACCAGGCGGACGGCATGATCCACGCCACCCGCAAAACGCTGGAAGAAGCCGGTGACAAAGCGACCGATGACGAGAAACAGTCCATCGAAACCGCGATCACCGAGCTGGAAGAAGCTACTAAAGGCGACGACCAGGAGCTGATTCAGCAGAAACTCGACGCGCTCACTGAAGCGTCTGGCCAGCTGGCGCAAAAAATGTACGCCGAGCAGGCAGAGGGCGCTGAGCAGCCGGGCGAGGAAGGTGCCGAGCAGGCCAACGCCAAGCCCGATGAAGACGTGGTCGACGCCGAGTATGAAGAAGTCAACGACGAGCAGAAAAAGCAGTAAGCGCTCTTTCTGACAAGGCAGGCGGTGACGCGGGGGGTAACTCCCGCGTTGCTGTTTCCACGTCCAAGACGCACGAAGCTTAATGTGTAGTTAAAAATACATAGTTAAATGTGCAGTTGAATGCGTAGCTAACCAAGAGGCGTAGGACCCATGTCCCAACGCGATTATTATGAAGTCCTGGGTGTCGACAAAGGGGCCGATCAGAAAGAGATCAAGAAAGCCTACCGTCGCCTTGCGCAAAAATACCACCCCGACCGCAACCCGGAAGACGATACCGCGGCGGAAAAATTCCGCGAAGTGTCGGAAGCCTACGAAGTCCTGACCGACAGCGAAAAACGTGCGGCCTACGACCAGTTTGGTCATGCCGGCGTAGACGGCCAAGGCGGAGGCTTTGGTGGCGGTGGTTTCGGCGGCGGTGGCGCTGGCGATTTCAGCGACATTTTCGGCGATGTGTTTGGCGATATTTTCGGCGGTGGCGGCGGGCGTCGTCGTGGTCCCAATGCCCCGGCGCGCGGTTCTGACCTGCGCTACAACCTGGAGCTGGATCTGGAAAATGCGGTCGCCGGCACCACGGTCGATATCCGTGTGCCGCGCCACATTGAATGCGACCGTTGTGATGGCGGTGGCGCCGAGCCGGGCTCAACCAAAGATACCTGTCCGACGTGCCATGGCCACGGTCAGGTGCGTATGCAGCAGGGGTTCTTTGCGGTTCAGCAAACCTGCCCGACCTGCCATGGCTCAGGCCAGCACATCAAGGTGCCGTGTCATAAGTGTAACGGCGAAGGGCGCGTACGCGAGACCCGGACACTGTCGGTGAAGATTCCACCGGGTGTGGATACCGGCGACCGTATCCGCCTGAACGCGGAAGGCGAAAGCGGTATCAATGGTGGCCCGCCAGGCGATCTGTATGTCCAGGTGGCCATCAAGCCGCACCATATCTTCCAGCGTGACGGTAAGCACCTGCAGTGTGACGTGCCGATTAACTTCGTCGATGCGGCACTGGGCGGTGAGCTGGAAGTGCCCACGCTCGATGGCCGAGTGAAGCTGAAGATTCCGCCGGAAACCCAAACCGGCAAGATGTTCAGGCTCAAGGGCAAGGGCGTCAAACCGGTTCGCGGCGGCGCCCCTGGCGACCTGCTGTGCAAAGTCGTGGTGGAAACGCCCGTCAAGCTCAGCGAGGAACAGAAAAATCTGCTGCGCCAGTTCCAGGAAAGCCTGGAAGGCAGCAACAGCCATCACTCACCCAAGAAAACCGGCTTCTTCGATAGCGTGAAGAAGTTTTTTGAAGAGATGAAGCCGTAATTCTGGGATAATGGCCAGCAGTTGGATGTTAAGTTCAAAAACCCTCGGTTCGCCGGGGGTTTTTGCTGTACAGGGAGTGCTGCGCATCATGGATAACCTCCAGGATAGGCCCGCCAAAGGGATTTTTCTCAGGGTTCTGTCCGGCCTGCTGTTTACCGGCATGCTGGTGAGCATCAAGGCGGTCAGCGACGCCGTGCCGGTCGGCCAGTCGGTGTTTTTCCGCTCGCTGTTTGCGCTGTTGCCGATCGTAGTGTTTCTTGCCCTGCGGCGGGAGTTTCCCCGGGGGCTGGCAACGCGTCGCCCGCTGGGACATGCCCTGCGATCTGGGCTGGGGGCGGCGGCCATGTTTGCGTCCTTTGCGGCGGTCGCGCTATTGCCGGTTGCCGAGGCCACGCTGCTCGCTCAACTGACACCGGTGTTCATGGCGATCGGTGGGATCTTGCTGCTGGGTGAGCGGTTTTCGCTCTATCGGGCAGGGGCTATCGTGCTGGCGCTCTCGGGGATGGCGGTACTGGTGCTGCCAGGACTGGGCGCGGATGGGGCGCATGGCCAGGTGGCAGGCTATGCACTAGGCGCGCTTAGCGCTTTGTTAACGGCAGGGGCGCTGTTGACCGTTCGGCGGATTTCACGCACGGAAACGGCAGGTTCTATCGCGTTCTATTTTATTCTGGTGTCGTCGCTGGCGGGCCTGGCAACGCTGCCTCTGGGCTGGGCGGCGCTTAGTCCGGTCGAGTTTGGGTTACTGGTGCTCTCGGGCCTGTTTGGCGGGGCGGCACATATCGCGATGACGCTGGCGTTACGCTACGCGGAGGCGTCCCGCCTGGCACCCTTTGAGTACATTGCCCTGGTTTGGCCCGTATTGGCGGATTGGGTGCTGTTCGGGATTCCTGTCTCGAGTGCTTTCCTGCTGGCGCTGCCGCTGATGTTAAGCGGGGTGGCGCTGGCCGCCATGGAAGGGCGGCGGCTTAAATGGCCTCTTCGACGATGAGCTGCGGGCTGCCTTTTGAGCAGGGCTCGATCCGCGCGTTTACCCGGTAAACGGATTGCAGCAGCGAGGGCGTGATGACGTCCTCCGTGGGGCCGCAGGCAATCAGCCGGCCGTGTTCGAGGACCATGGAGGCATCGGTGAAGCGCAGCGCGTGGCCCAGGTCGTGCAGCGCCACCAGGATGAGCATCTGGCGTTCGTCGGCCAGGCGGCGTAGCACGCCAAGGAGGCTAATCTGGCGGTTGAGGTCGAGCGCCGAGGTGGGCTCGTCGAGCATCAGGATCTCGGGCTCCTGCACCAGCGCCTGGGCGGCGCTGACCAGTTGGCGCTGCCCGCCGCTCAGGTCGCCGATATCACGCTCGCCAAGCACGGCAATGTTCAACTCATCGAGGGCGCGGTCAACCTGTGCCAGGTCCTCGCTTTGCACTTTCAGGCTGCGCCCCTGCATGCGCGCTAACAGCACCGACTCGTACACCGTCAGTGCCGCTCTTGCCCCCGTGTCCTGGGGCATATAGGCCACGGGGCGCTCGGCACTGGTGCCGCTGATCGTGACCTCACCGTCACCTTTCAATAGCCCCAGAATGCGACGGAACAGGGTCGATTTACCGGCGGCGTTAGGCCCCAGCAGGGCGATCATTTGCCCACCCTGAAAGGGCGGTGTCGTGATGTCCTGGATAATGGGGGTGCGCCCGTAACGGGCAGAAACATGAGTCAGCTGTAGGGTTACCATGACGCCTTCTTGTTGTTAAGCACGAGAAATAGAAAGAAGGGAATGCCCACGAGTGAGGTGATGATACCAATGGGAATGATGGTGCCGGGGATGATGATTTTGGAAATCACGGACCCGACGGAAAGAATCAGCGCGCCGCACAACGCCGAGCCGGGCAGGAAGAAGCGCTGATCTTCGCCTAGAAGAATGCGTGCAATATGCGGCCCTACCAGGCCAATAAAGCCGATGGTGCCCACAAATGCCACCGCAATCGCGGCAAGTAGCGATACCAGCACCAGCACTTCCAGTCGCAGCGCACGGGGATTGACCCCCATGCTCTCGGCCTTGGCGTCGCCCAGGCGCATCGCGGTGAGTGCCCAGCCGTGGCGCGCCAGTAGCGGCATCACCATGGTCAAAATGCTCAGCGCGATCCAGAATTTTGGCCAGGTGGCTTTGGTGAGGCTGCCCATGGTCCAGAAAACCACTGCGGCCACGGCCTGCTGGCTGGCAAAAAACTGAATCAGCGCCATGAGGGAATTGAAGATAAACACCATCGCAATGCCCAGCAGTACGATGGTCTCGACCGTCACGCCGCGCTTGAGGCTGATTGCATGGATAAGAAAGGCGGTGACCATGGCCATCAGAAACGCATTGATAGGCACCACGTATTCGATGGCCGCCGGGATAATGGCGACGCCAAAGGCCAGCCCCAGAGCAGCACCAAAACTTGCGCCCGCCGAAATGCCCAGTGTGAAGGGGCTGGCCAGCGGGTTGCTCAGGATGGTTTGCATCTGCGCCCCGGCGATGGAAAGGCTCGCGCCGACCACGAGGGCCAGCAGCGCCACCGGCATGCGGATTTCCCAGAGAATCACACGGGCCTGCTGGCTAACGCTGTCGGGGGTAAACAGCGCAGTCATGACCTCGCCCAGGCTATAACGCGCGGGGCCAAGCGCAAGGTCGACGCATAGACTGAAGAAGAGCGCTACGACCAGCGCCGCCAGAATCATCTGGCGGCGAAACACCTGGCTGCGATAAAAGGCGCGCCCCTTTGAATCAGGCGCGTTAGGCGTTTTCGCGATGCTTTCAGTCGTCATTCAAGGATAGCCAGTAGCCGGGTTCATAGTCGATGGGTAAAAAGCGATCGTGCAGTTCCGCCATGGTAGCTTCCGGGTCCAGATCGGCAAACAGGTCAGGGTGTAGCCACTTCGCCAATTGCTGGATGGCGACAAAATAGTAGGGGCTGTTGTAGAACTGGTGCCAAATGGCGTGGACATTATCTGATTCGACCGCCTGAATGCCGGTCATGGCGGTGCGTTCGGTGAGGGCTTCGAGCTTGGCCTGCGCCTTCTCCATGTCAGCGCCAGGCCCGACGCCGACCCAATCACCGCCCGGCACGTAGGCATCCCAACTGCCGCCGGTCACCACCATGTGGTCTGGGTCAGCGGCGATAATCTGCTCGGGATTAAGCGTTCCGAAGGTGTTGGGGATAATATCCGCAGCAATGTTGGAGCCACCCGCCAGGGTGACGTATTCGCCAAAGTTGGCAGGGCCAAAGCTCATGCAGCATTCATCTGAATAACCGCCTGCTCGATCAATAAAGACGCTGGGCCGCTCGGGGTCGGCCTGTTCGATGACATCAGTGACCCTTGCCAGCTGTTCCTCGGCGAAGGTGATGAATTCCTCGGCGGCGGCTTCATCGCCCATCAGCTTGCCGATGATGCGCATCGAGGGAATGGTGTTTTCGATGGGGTCCTCACGGAAATCGACATAGACGATAGGAATGTCCAGCTCGGCCAGTTTGTCATCGTAGCCGGCGTCCTCGGTGGCGGCTTTGGCTTCAATGTTCATCAGTACCACGTCGGGGGTAAGCGACGCGGCCTGTTCAACATCGAAGGTGCCGTCTTTAAAGCCGCCAAAGGTCGGGATCGCTTCAATCTCGGGGAAGCGCTCAAGATAGCGTGCGTAGTTGTCGGGGTCGGCTTGGGAAAAATCTTCGCGCCAGCCCACCACATGCGCAAAGGGGTCTTCGGGCTCCAGTATGCCCACCAGGTAGATTTGCCTGCCTTCGCCTAAAATAACCCGCTCGGCCGGTGCCTCTAGCGTGACGTCGCGACCGGCAACGTCGGTCACGGAAATGTCGTCAGCGGAAGCGGTACAGCTCAATGTCGACAGTGCACCAAATAGTAATTTTGAAAAGTGGGAAGCCATACGCATTTGTATTACCAGTCGATAAATGGAATCAGTGGGGTGGGTGTAGCAATGTTCGCCGACACAGCGCGACGCGAATGCTTAAACGATGTTCTGCGTTTAATTCCTATTTGCAACAGAGATTATTATTGCGTAAACGACGGCGGCTGTCGAGAGGGGTAATCCGGTGAACACCGCATCACGCCTAGGGTGTAAACGCTGCTTGGCACTTATTGTTGCGCGCATTAGGCTAGTAGGTACTCACTTGCCATTTATTTGGAGAAAGCAGCATGCCGCTATCCCGTGCTGAAATCGCGACGCCCTCTGGCGAGCGCTTAATCAATCGCCTGTGCAAGCACTGGGCGCATGAGTTTGAGGTCGAACACTCGGAGCAGGAGGCGAAAATCACCTTTGTTTCCGGCACTTGCCTGATGCGCGCCGATGACGAGGTGTTGACGGTGGCGATCGAAACACTGGAGGAAGGTCACCTGGACGAATTGGAAGGTGTCGTGGAGCGGCAGCTTGTGGATACGGCCGGTGACGAAGCGCTGGTCATCATTTGGGAAAACTGAGCGAGGCCCGGCGCCGAATAGGGTGGCGGGTCTGTTATAATCATTTACGTATTTTCCCTCTACGTTGATGCATTAGAACACTAAGCGCAGGAGTTTCCATGACCCGAGTTGCCATTGTTGGCGTCGCTGGCCGGATGGGCCGCACACTGGTAAACGCTGTTGAACAAGAGGCTGATGCCACCCTGGCCGGTGGTATCGTCGAGCCAGGGAGTTCCCTGGCGGGTGCGGATATTGGCGAGCTGGCAGGTGTTGGCAAGCGCGGTGTTTCGGCGGTGGATTCGCTGGAGGCCATCGTGGACGATTTCGATGTACTAATCGATTTCACCGCACCGCAGGTGACTCTGGCCAACCTGGCGTTCTGTGCCAAGCATGGCAAGCGCATCGTGATTGGTACCACGGGTATGAATGATGATCAGCTGGCTCAGTTGGATAGTTACCGTGATGATGTCGCGATGGTGTTTGCGCCCAATATGAGCGTAGGCGTCAACCTGACCCTGAAGCTATTGGAAACGGCTGCCAAAGCGCTGGGCGATGAAGGCTACGATATTGAAGTGATCGAGTCCCACCATCGTCACAAGGTTGATTCACCGTCGGGTACCGCCATCAAGATGGGGGAAGTTGTCGCGCAAAGCCTGGACCGCACGCTAAAAGAGCATGGCGTGTTCGAGCGGGTGGGGCAGTGCGGCCCGCGCACCGATAAAGAAATCGGCTTTGCCACCGTTCGCGCGGGCGATATCGTGGGTGAGCATACGGTGATGTTTGCCACTGAAGGTGAGCGCATCGAAATTACCCATAAGGCCTCCAGCCGCATGACCTTTGCCAAAGGCGCGGTGCGTGCCGCCCGCTGGGTCGCGGGTAAAGAGAACGGCCGTTACGATATGCAGGATGTTTTGGGGCTGGAATAATATTACGTCGACCATGGCAAATGATCCCCTCTACGGCCTATCCCCGGCGTACTCAGCAAGAATTCAACGCAACCTCTAGCCTGAGTAGCTGCAAGGGGTAGTCCTAGGCCAAAAAATCCTGTAACATTCCAAAAATTTTGGCCTAGTAGGCTGCCTACAGGTAGAAAAATGTCTGCAGCGAAAGCACCGCGCTTGTTGCACTGGCCTTAGGTTAGAGAGATAGCTAATTGCTGCGCCATGACGGTTAGCCATGGATGAGAACAACAAGCGGGATGAAACCGGTTTTTTATCGGCGTCATCCCGCTTTTTTACGGCCCCAATTTAATGACGATAGTTTCACTAATGAGCGTCGTGGATAATGAAGAAATTGCCGAGCCTGCGCCCACAGGCTCCCACCAGCCTGGGAGGACCTTGTTTTGAATAACCCCGCATTGAGCAAACCCGCAATATTGGCTCTGGAGGATGGCAGTGTCTTCCACGGAACCGCCATTGGCGCGGATGGCGTCACAAGCGGTGAGGTGGTGTTCAATACAGCCATGACCGGCTACCAGGAAATCCTCACCGACCCTTCCTATACCCGCCAAATCGTCACCCTTACTTATCCCCATATCGGTAATACCGGCACTAACAGTGAAGACGTGGAGTCTGCCTCGATTGCCGCGGCGGGGCTGGTGATTCGCGATTTGCCGCTTATGGCCAGCAGCTTCCGCTCACAGCAAACGCTTTCAGACTACTTGAATAGCCAGAACGTGCTGGGTATCGCGGACATCGACACCCGCCGGTTGACACGCATTCTGCGCGATAAAGGCGCTCAGAACGGGGCGATTCTGGCGGGCGCTGATGCCGAGGGCGACGATGCGGTAGCGCGAGCGCTGGAAGCCGCCCGCGCGTTTCCAGGGCTGAAGGGCATGGATCTGGCCAAGGAAGTTTCTTGTAAAGAGGCTTACGAGTGGTCGGAAGGCGAGTGGGCGCTGGGTGAAGGCTATGCGGATGCGACGCAAGGTGATCGACCCTACCATGTCGTGGCCTATGATTACGGCGTGAAATTCAACATTCTGCGCATGCTGGCGTCGCGCGGCTGTCGACTGACCGTTGTTCCGGCGCAAACCAGCGCCGCCGACGTGCTGGCCATGAAGCCCGATGGCGTCTTTCTGGCCAACGGCCCCGGCGACCCGGAGCCCTGCGACTACGCCATTAAAGCGATTCAGGACGTACTGGAAAGCGACACGCCGGTGTTTGGTATTTGCCTTGGCCACCAGCTGCTGGCGCTCGCCTCCGGCGCCAAAACAGTCAAAATGAGCCACGGCCACCATGGTGCCAACCACCCGGTGCAGGATCTGGACAGTGGTACGGTGATGATTACCAGCCAAAACCACGGCTTTGCCGCTGATGAAGCGAGCCTGCCCGCCAACCTGCGTGCTACGCACCGTTCATTGTTCGACGGCACCTTGCAGGGAATTGAGCGCACTGACCGTCCGGCGTTCAGCTTTCAGGGGCACCCGGAAGCGAGCCCCGGCCCGCGTGACGTGGCGCCGCTGTTCGATCGCTTTGTCGCCATGATGCAGGCGCGTCGCTAACGCGCCCTGTTGCATCGCCGTCTTTTGTCGCTCATCGCCACCCATTTTTTTGCGGGAACCGTTATGCCTAAGCGTACCGATATCAAAAGCATACTCATCATTGGCGCAGGCCCGATCGTGATCGGCCAGGCCTGCGAATTCGACTACTCCGGCGCCCAGGCGTGCAAGGCGCTACGTGAGGAAGGTTTCCGGGTTATTTTGGTCAACTCCAACCCGGCGACCATCATGACCGACCCGGTCATGGCCGATGCCACTTACATCGAACCGATCACCTGGCAAGCGGTTGAGAAAATTATAGAAGCCGAGCAGCCGGACGCCATTCTGCCCACCATGGGCGGCCAGACCGCGCTTAACTGCGCACTAAATCTGGAAAAATACGGTGTGCTGGCCAAGCACGGCGTCGAGATGATCGGTGCCAACGCCGATGCGATCAACATGGCTGAAGACCGCGATCTTTTCGATCAGGCCATGAAGCGGATTGGTTTGCAGTGCCCGAAGGCGAAAGTCGCCCATACCATGGAAGAAGCCTGGGAGATTCAGGCCGAGCTCG
This window of the Halomonas sp. SH5A2 genome carries:
- the dnaJ gene encoding molecular chaperone DnaJ, which produces MSQRDYYEVLGVDKGADQKEIKKAYRRLAQKYHPDRNPEDDTAAEKFREVSEAYEVLTDSEKRAAYDQFGHAGVDGQGGGFGGGGFGGGGAGDFSDIFGDVFGDIFGGGGGRRRGPNAPARGSDLRYNLELDLENAVAGTTVDIRVPRHIECDRCDGGGAEPGSTKDTCPTCHGHGQVRMQQGFFAVQQTCPTCHGSGQHIKVPCHKCNGEGRVRETRTLSVKIPPGVDTGDRIRLNAEGESGINGGPPGDLYVQVAIKPHHIFQRDGKHLQCDVPINFVDAALGGELEVPTLDGRVKLKIPPETQTGKMFRLKGKGVKPVRGGAPGDLLCKVVVETPVKLSEEQKNLLRQFQESLEGSNSHHSPKKTGFFDSVKKFFEEMKP
- a CDS encoding DUF2218 domain-containing protein: MPLSRAEIATPSGERLINRLCKHWAHEFEVEHSEQEAKITFVSGTCLMRADDEVLTVAIETLEEGHLDELEGVVERQLVDTAGDEALVIIWEN
- a CDS encoding FecCD family ABC transporter permease is translated as MTTESIAKTPNAPDSKGRAFYRSQVFRRQMILAALVVALFFSLCVDLALGPARYSLGEVMTALFTPDSVSQQARVILWEIRMPVALLALVVGASLSIAGAQMQTILSNPLASPFTLGISAGASFGAALGLAFGVAIIPAAIEYVVPINAFLMAMVTAFLIHAISLKRGVTVETIVLLGIAMVFIFNSLMALIQFFASQQAVAAVVFWTMGSLTKATWPKFWIALSILTMVMPLLARHGWALTAMRLGDAKAESMGVNPRALRLEVLVLVSLLAAIAVAFVGTIGFIGLVGPHIARILLGEDQRFFLPGSALCGALILSVGSVISKIIIPGTIIPIGIITSLVGIPFFLFLVLNNKKASW
- the carA gene encoding glutamine-hydrolyzing carbamoyl-phosphate synthase small subunit, yielding MSKPAILALEDGSVFHGTAIGADGVTSGEVVFNTAMTGYQEILTDPSYTRQIVTLTYPHIGNTGTNSEDVESASIAAAGLVIRDLPLMASSFRSQQTLSDYLNSQNVLGIADIDTRRLTRILRDKGAQNGAILAGADAEGDDAVARALEAARAFPGLKGMDLAKEVSCKEAYEWSEGEWALGEGYADATQGDRPYHVVAYDYGVKFNILRMLASRGCRLTVVPAQTSAADVLAMKPDGVFLANGPGDPEPCDYAIKAIQDVLESDTPVFGICLGHQLLALASGAKTVKMSHGHHGANHPVQDLDSGTVMITSQNHGFAADEASLPANLRATHRSLFDGTLQGIERTDRPAFSFQGHPEASPGPRDVAPLFDRFVAMMQARR
- a CDS encoding ABC transporter substrate-binding protein, translating into MASHFSKLLFGALSTLSCTASADDISVTDVAGRDVTLEAPAERVILGEGRQIYLVGILEPEDPFAHVVGWREDFSQADPDNYARYLERFPEIEAIPTFGGFKDGTFDVEQAASLTPDVVLMNIEAKAATEDAGYDDKLAELDIPIVYVDFREDPIENTIPSMRIIGKLMGDEAAAEEFITFAEEQLARVTDVIEQADPERPSVFIDRAGGYSDECCMSFGPANFGEYVTLAGGSNIAADIIPNTFGTLNPEQIIAADPDHMVVTGGSWDAYVPGGDWVGVGPGADMEKAQAKLEALTERTAMTGIQAVESDNVHAIWHQFYNSPYYFVAIQQLAKWLHPDLFADLDPEATMAELHDRFLPIDYEPGYWLSLNDD
- the dapB gene encoding 4-hydroxy-tetrahydrodipicolinate reductase: MTRVAIVGVAGRMGRTLVNAVEQEADATLAGGIVEPGSSLAGADIGELAGVGKRGVSAVDSLEAIVDDFDVLIDFTAPQVTLANLAFCAKHGKRIVIGTTGMNDDQLAQLDSYRDDVAMVFAPNMSVGVNLTLKLLETAAKALGDEGYDIEVIESHHRHKVDSPSGTAIKMGEVVAQSLDRTLKEHGVFERVGQCGPRTDKEIGFATVRAGDIVGEHTVMFATEGERIEITHKASSRMTFAKGAVRAARWVAGKENGRYDMQDVLGLE
- a CDS encoding ABC transporter ATP-binding protein → MVTLQLTHVSARYGRTPIIQDITTPPFQGGQMIALLGPNAAGKSTLFRRILGLLKGDGEVTISGTSAERPVAYMPQDTGARAALTVYESVLLARMQGRSLKVQSEDLAQVDRALDELNIAVLGERDIGDLSGGQRQLVSAAQALVQEPEILMLDEPTSALDLNRQISLLGVLRRLADERQMLILVALHDLGHALRFTDASMVLEHGRLIACGPTEDVITPSLLQSVYRVNARIEPCSKGSPQLIVEEAI
- a CDS encoding DMT family transporter, which encodes MDNLQDRPAKGIFLRVLSGLLFTGMLVSIKAVSDAVPVGQSVFFRSLFALLPIVVFLALRREFPRGLATRRPLGHALRSGLGAAAMFASFAAVALLPVAEATLLAQLTPVFMAIGGILLLGERFSLYRAGAIVLALSGMAVLVLPGLGADGAHGQVAGYALGALSALLTAGALLTVRRISRTETAGSIAFYFILVSSLAGLATLPLGWAALSPVEFGLLVLSGLFGGAAHIAMTLALRYAEASRLAPFEYIALVWPVLADWVLFGIPVSSAFLLALPLMLSGVALAAMEGRRLKWPLRR